A region from the Aquimarina sp. ERC-38 genome encodes:
- a CDS encoding single-stranded DNA-binding protein, which produces MSGTLNKVMLIGHTGDEVKMHYFEGGNSIGRFPLATNDSYMNKTTGERVTTTEWHNITVRNKAAEICEKYLKKGDKVYIEGRLKTRKWQDDKGNDRYSTEIQCTEFTFLTPKGENQSSGAMPGVSAMQTDAKTTPTVSGDTQPTSKIPEEDDLPF; this is translated from the coding sequence ATGTCAGGAACACTTAACAAAGTAATGCTTATCGGACACACCGGAGATGAAGTTAAAATGCATTATTTTGAAGGCGGAAATAGTATTGGTCGATTTCCTTTAGCTACTAATGATTCATACATGAACAAAACTACCGGAGAACGGGTGACCACTACAGAATGGCACAATATTACGGTACGTAACAAAGCTGCTGAAATTTGTGAGAAATACCTTAAAAAAGGGGATAAAGTATATATTGAAGGAAGGTTAAAGACCCGTAAGTGGCAGGATGATAAAGGCAATGATCGCTACTCCACTGAAATTCAATGTACCGAATTCACCTTTTTAACCCCTAAAGGAGAAAATCAATCATCAGGTGCAATGCCAGGGGTTTCTGCCATGCAAACTGATGCTAAAACAACCCCAACAGTTAGTGGAGACACTCAGCCTACCTCCAAAATCCCCGAAGAAGACGATTTACCTTTTTAA
- the mutY gene encoding A/G-specific adenine glycosylase, whose translation MYFSKKLISWYLQNKRSMPWRETTDPYHIWLSEIILQQTRVAQGLPYYNAFIEAFPTVFELAEAEEETVLKLWQGLGYYSRARNLHYTAKQIVSEYGGQFPNSYKELLKLKGVGDYTASAIASICFKEPTPVVDGNVYRVLSRYFKIATPINSTAGIKEFKEIALQVIDTEQPDTYNQAIMEFGALQCKPQNPYCIICPLNESCAALQKGSVSELPVKLKKSKIKKRYFTYLLFVIKDVKTILQKRTEKGIWQNLYEFPLLEFDKAPKSEKLIFEHPLFQNMVKDTVYQIEKIKDYHKVHKLSHQHLYTEFYIIHTETVPELTLNQEEIKLSELRNYPVPILIGNAIDYIEKNQLIL comes from the coding sequence ATTTATTTTTCTAAAAAACTCATTTCGTGGTATTTACAAAACAAACGTTCCATGCCTTGGAGGGAGACGACAGACCCTTATCATATTTGGCTGAGCGAAATCATACTTCAACAGACCCGGGTTGCTCAAGGATTACCATATTATAACGCATTTATCGAAGCTTTTCCTACCGTGTTTGAACTTGCCGAAGCCGAAGAAGAAACCGTACTTAAATTATGGCAAGGATTAGGGTATTACAGTCGGGCCCGTAACCTTCATTATACGGCAAAACAGATTGTATCGGAGTATGGCGGGCAATTTCCAAATTCTTATAAAGAGTTATTAAAATTAAAAGGAGTTGGGGATTATACTGCCAGTGCTATTGCTTCTATCTGTTTTAAGGAGCCTACGCCGGTTGTAGATGGTAATGTTTACCGTGTATTGTCCCGTTATTTTAAAATTGCTACACCTATTAACAGTACGGCTGGTATCAAAGAATTTAAAGAAATAGCTTTGCAGGTAATAGATACCGAACAACCTGATACCTATAATCAGGCTATAATGGAATTCGGGGCTTTACAATGCAAACCTCAAAATCCGTATTGTATTATTTGCCCGTTAAACGAAAGTTGTGCCGCTTTACAAAAAGGAAGCGTATCAGAATTACCGGTTAAATTAAAAAAGTCAAAAATCAAAAAACGATATTTTACGTACCTGCTCTTTGTAATTAAAGATGTTAAAACTATCTTACAAAAGCGTACGGAAAAAGGTATTTGGCAAAACCTGTATGAATTTCCTTTACTAGAGTTTGATAAAGCTCCTAAAAGTGAGAAGCTTATTTTTGAGCATCCTTTATTTCAAAATATGGTAAAGGATACAGTGTATCAAATTGAAAAAATCAAAGACTACCACAAAGTCCATAAATTAAGCCATCAACATTTATATACAGAATTCTATATAATCCATACGGAAACAGTCCCTGAACTGACTCTAAATCAAGAAGAAATTAAGCTTTCCGAACTCCGAAATTATCCGGTACCTATATTAATTGGCAATGCTATTGACTATATTGAGAAGAATCAATTAATTTTGTAA
- the tyrS gene encoding tyrosine--tRNA ligase has product MISNFIEELQWRGMLHDAMPGTEEYLLEEMRAAYVGFDPTADSLHIGNLVPIMLLAHYQRAGHKPVALVGGATGMIGDPSGKSAERNLLDEKTLRYNQEAIKKQLGRFLDFESKTANAAVLVNNYDWMKDFSFLDFIRDVGKHITVNYMMAKDSVKNRISSESTDGMSFTEFTYQLVQGYDFLHLYKNLDCTLQMGGSDQWGNITTGTELIRRIGGGKGYALTCSLITKSDGSKFGKSEGGNVWLDAKRTSPYKFYQYWLNSSDEDAEKYIRIFTFLKKEEIEVLIKEHQEAPHARNLQKKLAEEITAMVHSTEDLENAVKASAILFGKSTSTDLKSLDEATFLDVFEGVPQAQLSKDKIEDGIDIIAALAEETNFLKSNGEARRALKENSISVNKEKVTDSYQITKDDLINGKFVLLQRGKKNYFVGVVQD; this is encoded by the coding sequence ATGATTTCAAATTTTATTGAAGAATTACAATGGCGGGGGATGTTACATGATGCTATGCCCGGAACCGAAGAATATCTGCTAGAAGAAATGCGGGCTGCTTATGTGGGTTTTGATCCTACCGCAGATTCTTTGCACATTGGTAATCTGGTTCCCATCATGCTGTTGGCACATTATCAAAGAGCAGGTCATAAACCGGTAGCTTTAGTCGGAGGCGCAACAGGCATGATTGGTGATCCTTCGGGAAAGTCGGCTGAGCGAAATTTACTGGATGAAAAAACCTTGCGTTATAACCAGGAAGCTATTAAAAAACAACTGGGGCGTTTTTTAGATTTTGAAAGCAAAACTGCAAATGCTGCGGTTTTAGTAAATAACTACGACTGGATGAAGGATTTTTCCTTTTTGGATTTTATCCGGGATGTTGGAAAACATATTACAGTCAATTATATGATGGCAAAAGATTCCGTTAAAAACCGGATTTCTTCGGAGTCTACAGACGGTATGTCTTTTACCGAATTTACCTACCAATTGGTACAGGGTTATGATTTCTTACACTTATATAAAAACCTGGATTGTACGTTACAGATGGGCGGTAGTGACCAATGGGGTAATATCACCACAGGAACGGAGTTGATCCGTAGAATAGGAGGAGGTAAGGGCTATGCCTTAACCTGTTCGCTTATTACCAAATCTGACGGTTCCAAATTTGGAAAATCAGAAGGTGGCAACGTATGGCTGGATGCAAAACGTACCTCTCCCTATAAATTTTACCAATACTGGTTAAATTCCAGCGATGAAGATGCCGAAAAATATATTAGAATTTTTACTTTTCTAAAGAAAGAAGAAATAGAAGTATTAATTAAAGAACATCAGGAAGCTCCGCACGCCCGTAACCTTCAGAAAAAATTAGCTGAAGAAATTACGGCTATGGTGCATTCAACCGAAGATTTGGAGAATGCAGTCAAAGCTTCTGCTATCTTGTTTGGAAAATCTACTTCTACCGACTTAAAAAGCCTTGATGAAGCTACGTTTTTAGATGTATTTGAAGGGGTTCCCCAAGCACAATTATCTAAGGATAAAATAGAAGATGGAATTGATATTATCGCTGCCCTAGCTGAAGAAACTAATTTTCTAAAATCTAATGGGGAAGCAAGAAGGGCATTAAAAGAAAATTCCATTTCGGTAAACAAAGAAAAAGTCACAGATAGTTATCAAATCACAAAAGATGATTTAATCAACGGGAAGTTCGTTTTATTACAACGAGGGAAGAAAAATTATTTTGTGGGGGTGGTCCAGGATTAA
- a CDS encoding helix-turn-helix domain-containing protein, with product MKKYTLDKAEDLLIGKRGTKEREEYEFELKLELIGDMIKKARKKRKLTQEQLGELVGVKKAQISRLENNTGNVTFETVMRIFNALDAKLNVSLQL from the coding sequence ATGAAAAAATACACTTTGGATAAAGCGGAAGACTTATTGATTGGAAAAAGAGGTACTAAAGAAAGAGAAGAATATGAGTTTGAGCTAAAACTAGAACTCATCGGAGATATGATAAAAAAAGCACGAAAAAAAAGAAAACTAACTCAAGAACAACTTGGCGAATTGGTAGGAGTGAAAAAAGCTCAAATCTCAAGATTAGAAAATAATACGGGCAATGTAACATTTGAAACCGTAATGCGAATTTTTAATGCACTTGATGCAAAATTAAATGTAAGCCTCCAACTATAA
- a CDS encoding DMT family transporter, whose amino-acid sequence MSKDTLKWVYLGVLSLVWGSSFILIKKSLLGLTPLQLGSLRILFAAVFLLLIGLPSLKTIKKKEWKWIAISAFVGTFIPVFLFAYAQTEIDSAITSILNSTTPLLTLILGALLFSINFTRNQLIGIIIGLLGCCALIWIGSNVNPSQNYWFAGLVILASVCYAANVNIIKRYMQDINATAIAVGNFIFLIIPAIIVLIASGFFATETLQDPKVQTSLWYVGILAVVGTGTAKVLFNKLVQISNPIFASSVTYTIPVVAFTWGILDGEDFTLLQFLSAGVIILGVFISNRK is encoded by the coding sequence ATGTCAAAAGATACTTTAAAATGGGTTTACCTGGGAGTTCTTTCTTTAGTCTGGGGTAGTTCCTTTATTTTAATTAAAAAATCCTTACTTGGTTTAACACCCCTTCAATTAGGGAGTTTACGTATCTTGTTTGCTGCGGTATTCTTATTACTCATTGGGTTACCTAGCTTAAAAACCATTAAAAAGAAGGAATGGAAGTGGATTGCTATTTCGGCATTTGTAGGTACGTTTATACCGGTTTTTCTGTTTGCTTATGCTCAAACCGAAATTGATAGTGCGATTACTTCAATTCTTAATTCGACCACTCCCCTGCTTACCTTAATTTTAGGAGCTTTATTGTTTTCTATAAATTTTACCCGAAATCAATTGATTGGAATTATTATCGGACTTCTGGGGTGTTGCGCTTTAATCTGGATTGGTTCTAACGTAAATCCCAGTCAAAACTATTGGTTTGCCGGTTTGGTTATTCTAGCCTCCGTTTGTTATGCAGCTAATGTGAATATTATTAAACGGTATATGCAGGACATCAACGCCACGGCAATTGCCGTAGGAAATTTTATTTTTTTAATTATTCCGGCTATTATTGTACTCATTGCTTCTGGTTTCTTTGCTACGGAAACGTTACAAGATCCTAAAGTACAAACCAGTTTATGGTACGTTGGCATTCTTGCCGTAGTAGGCACCGGAACGGCAAAAGTGTTGTTTAATAAATTAGTTCAAATCAGTAACCCGATTTTTGCATCTTCAGTTACCTATACCATCCCGGTAGTTGCCTTTACCTGGGGTATTCTAGATGGTGAAGATTTTACTCTTCTACAGTTTTTATCAGCAGGTGTGATTATACTAGGGGTTTTTATTTCGAATCGGAAGTAG
- a CDS encoding HU family DNA-binding protein, with amino-acid sequence MTKADIVAKISEKLGIEKGDVQATVETFMEEVKSSLESGDNVYLRGFGSFIIKTRAEKTGRNISKNTTIKIPAHNIPAFKPAKIFVEGVKSNVEVSK; translated from the coding sequence ATGACTAAAGCAGATATTGTAGCAAAAATTTCAGAGAAACTAGGTATTGAAAAAGGAGATGTTCAGGCAACTGTTGAGACCTTTATGGAAGAAGTAAAAAGTTCTTTGGAAAGTGGCGATAATGTTTATTTGAGAGGATTTGGTAGCTTTATTATCAAAACCAGAGCAGAAAAAACGGGAAGGAATATTTCTAAAAATACTACAATAAAAATTCCTGCACACAATATTCCGGCTTTTAAACCTGCAAAGATTTTTGTAGAAGGTGTAAAGTCCAACGTAGAAGTTAGTAAATAA
- a CDS encoding NAD-dependent epimerase/dehydratase family protein: MILVTGATGLVGTYLLSELTRGNRKIRAMYRTQEKLDHTREVYLKLSASNTENSFQRIEWVQGDITDVVTLETAFTGITVVYHCAALISFDPADYSKLRKINIEGTANIVNQCVLHRVHTLCHISSIATLGESVSSQKINEKTEWNPEHKHSVYAITKYGAEMEVWRGSQEGLQVIIVNPGIIIGSGFFTSGSGYFFRRIAKGLSYYTPGISGYIAAEDVASCMTALVDKGIKNERYVLVAENWSFQQFFSTVANALNKPAPHKQASKIGMQLAVWYYNLRYLLTGKRRKLFNATVKSAFSESVYDNSKIVQELDYSFIPVDKAIQETADYFKKYYNVSNTK, translated from the coding sequence ATGATTTTAGTTACCGGTGCTACGGGCCTTGTAGGTACTTATCTTTTATCCGAACTTACCAGAGGGAACCGGAAGATTCGGGCTATGTACCGTACACAGGAAAAACTTGATCATACCCGAGAGGTTTATTTGAAATTAAGTGCATCCAATACTGAAAATAGTTTCCAAAGGATTGAATGGGTACAGGGAGATATTACTGATGTAGTAACTTTAGAAACAGCTTTTACAGGAATTACCGTAGTATACCATTGTGCTGCCCTGATTTCTTTTGATCCGGCGGACTATTCTAAACTACGAAAAATTAATATTGAAGGGACTGCTAATATTGTAAATCAATGTGTTTTACATAGAGTTCATACTTTATGCCATATAAGTAGTATTGCTACTTTGGGCGAAAGTGTATCTTCTCAAAAAATTAATGAAAAAACCGAATGGAACCCGGAACATAAACATTCGGTATACGCCATTACAAAGTACGGAGCAGAAATGGAAGTTTGGCGTGGTTCTCAAGAAGGATTACAGGTTATCATTGTGAATCCGGGCATTATTATTGGCAGTGGCTTTTTTACATCCGGAAGTGGTTATTTCTTTAGACGGATCGCCAAAGGTTTATCTTATTACACCCCAGGTATCAGCGGATATATTGCAGCAGAAGATGTAGCTTCCTGTATGACTGCATTGGTTGATAAAGGTATAAAAAACGAACGCTATGTCCTCGTAGCTGAAAACTGGTCTTTTCAGCAATTCTTTTCTACGGTAGCAAATGCACTAAATAAACCTGCTCCGCATAAACAAGCAAGTAAAATAGGAATGCAACTGGCCGTATGGTATTACAACCTTCGTTATTTATTAACTGGAAAGCGGAGAAAATTGTTTAATGCCACCGTAAAAAGTGCTTTTTCGGAATCTGTTTATGATAATTCTAAAATTGTACAAGAACTGGATTATTCTTTTATTCCAGTAGATAAAGCAATTCAAGAAACTGCTGATTATTTTAAAAAGTATTATAACGTTAGCAATACCAAATAA
- a CDS encoding ribonuclease E/G: protein MNKELIIRSGDSTNFALLKDGKLIELHKEEDNSDFSVGDIFIAKIRKAVPGLNAAFVNVGYEKDAFLHYHDLGPQVASLLKFIKGVSSGKQKNYLLKDFPFEKDIDKHGVITNVLKSNQSLLVQIVKEPISTKGPRISSELSIAGRYIVLVPFSKRISISQKIESNEEKDRLKRLVKSIRPKGFGIIVRTVAEGKKVAELDKDLQNLLERWESMCKKIYKAHHPSKVLGEMNRASSILRDVFNDSFSSIVVDNEELYHNIKESVLEMAPKKESIVKLHNSRIPIFEKYGIERQIKTSFGKTVSMSKGAYLVIEHTEAMHVIDVNSGNRSNKAKNQEDTALEVNLISATEVARQLRLRDMGGIIVVDFIDMNNANNRRTLFNHLKEEMKDDRAKHKILPPSKFGLIQITRQRVRPEMKIKTREENPSGGDQEVEAPIVLLDKIQVDLEKILKKEHKKVSLSAHPFIAAYLTQGFPSTRSKWFLDHKKWIKVVPRDAYTYLEYHFHDQEGDLIQV from the coding sequence GTGAATAAAGAATTGATAATCAGATCAGGTGACTCTACAAATTTTGCCTTGTTAAAGGACGGAAAACTTATTGAATTACATAAAGAAGAAGATAACAGCGATTTTTCTGTAGGTGATATTTTTATCGCTAAAATTAGAAAAGCAGTTCCCGGTCTAAATGCCGCATTTGTGAATGTAGGTTATGAGAAAGATGCCTTTTTGCATTACCATGATTTAGGCCCACAGGTAGCTTCTTTATTAAAATTTATTAAAGGTGTGAGTTCAGGAAAACAAAAGAACTACTTGTTAAAAGATTTTCCTTTTGAAAAAGATATTGATAAACATGGGGTAATTACCAATGTGTTAAAATCAAATCAATCTTTACTTGTACAAATTGTAAAAGAACCGATTTCGACTAAAGGTCCGAGAATCAGTTCAGAATTATCCATTGCAGGACGTTATATTGTTTTAGTTCCGTTTTCTAAAAGAATTTCTATTTCGCAAAAAATAGAGTCTAATGAAGAAAAAGACCGGTTAAAACGATTAGTAAAAAGTATCCGACCCAAAGGTTTTGGTATTATCGTACGTACCGTCGCAGAAGGCAAAAAAGTAGCAGAACTTGATAAAGATTTACAAAACTTGCTAGAAAGGTGGGAGTCTATGTGTAAAAAGATATACAAAGCGCATCACCCTTCTAAAGTTTTAGGGGAAATGAATCGTGCATCTTCTATTTTAAGAGATGTATTTAATGATTCCTTTTCATCCATTGTTGTCGACAATGAAGAACTTTACCATAATATCAAAGAAAGTGTCCTGGAAATGGCACCAAAAAAAGAATCTATCGTGAAGTTACATAATTCCCGAATTCCGATTTTCGAAAAATACGGAATAGAAAGACAAATTAAAACCAGTTTTGGTAAAACCGTATCTATGAGCAAAGGCGCTTATCTGGTCATTGAACATACCGAAGCCATGCACGTTATTGACGTGAACAGTGGTAACAGGTCAAACAAAGCAAAAAACCAGGAAGATACCGCATTAGAAGTCAATCTAATTAGCGCTACTGAGGTAGCAAGACAATTACGCCTCCGCGATATGGGAGGTATTATTGTAGTTGATTTTATTGATATGAATAATGCAAACAACCGAAGAACGCTCTTTAATCATTTAAAAGAAGAAATGAAAGATGATAGAGCAAAACATAAAATTTTACCACCTAGTAAGTTTGGTTTAATTCAAATAACCAGACAACGTGTTCGACCCGAAATGAAAATTAAAACCCGGGAAGAAAATCCAAGTGGTGGTGACCAAGAGGTTGAAGCACCTATTGTATTGTTAGATAAAATACAAGTAGACCTTGAGAAAATTTTAAAAAAGGAGCACAAAAAAGTTTCTTTAAGTGCACATCCTTTTATTGCGGCATACTTAACACAGGGTTTTCCTTCTACTAGATCCAAGTGGTTTTTAGACCATAAAAAGTGGATTAAAGTAGTACCCAGAGATGCCTATACTTATTTAGAATATCATTTTCATGACCAGGAAGGTGATTTAATTCAAGTATAA
- the pheS gene encoding phenylalanine--tRNA ligase subunit alpha, giving the protein MIDKIKEYIAEVEDFQAKSKEEIEAFRIKFSGKKGIINDFFSEFRNVAVEQKKEFGQAINTLKNIAEEKVKLLKEEADTSTQYQSKGEDITRPGEPISIGSRHPISLVKNNIIDIFSRIGFNVSEGPEIEDDWHNFTALNLPEYHPARDMQDTFFIQTDPDILLRTHTSSVQVRYMENNKPPIRTISPGRVYRNEAISARSHCFFHQVEGLYIDKDVSFADLKQTLQYFTQEMFGKSKIRLRPSYFPFTEPSAEVDVYWGLETETDYKMTKGTGWLEIMGCGMVDPNVLKNCNIDPDEYSGFAFGMGIDRIALLQYGILDIRLLSENDKRFLDQFIPAL; this is encoded by the coding sequence ATGATAGATAAGATCAAGGAATATATTGCCGAAGTTGAAGATTTTCAAGCTAAATCCAAAGAAGAAATTGAAGCTTTTCGGATTAAGTTCTCTGGAAAGAAAGGGATTATCAACGATTTTTTCTCAGAATTCAGAAACGTTGCCGTAGAACAAAAAAAGGAGTTCGGGCAAGCGATTAATACCCTTAAAAATATAGCTGAAGAAAAGGTAAAGCTTTTAAAAGAAGAAGCAGATACCAGTACACAGTACCAGAGTAAAGGTGAGGATATTACACGACCGGGAGAACCTATTAGTATAGGTTCGCGACACCCAATATCCTTAGTAAAAAATAATATTATCGACATCTTTTCTCGTATTGGGTTTAATGTAAGTGAAGGTCCTGAAATTGAAGATGACTGGCATAATTTTACTGCCTTGAATTTACCCGAATATCATCCGGCGCGAGATATGCAGGATACCTTTTTTATACAAACGGATCCGGATATTTTATTGCGAACACATACCTCATCAGTACAGGTACGGTATATGGAAAATAACAAACCGCCTATTCGTACCATTTCGCCAGGTAGGGTATATCGTAACGAAGCGATTTCTGCCCGGTCCCATTGTTTTTTCCATCAGGTAGAGGGTTTATATATCGATAAAGATGTCTCTTTTGCCGATTTAAAACAAACTTTGCAATACTTTACCCAGGAAATGTTCGGAAAGTCAAAAATCCGGTTGCGTCCTTCTTACTTTCCGTTTACAGAGCCTAGTGCTGAGGTAGATGTATATTGGGGCCTGGAAACCGAAACCGATTATAAAATGACTAAAGGAACGGGTTGGTTAGAGATCATGGGTTGCGGGATGGTAGACCCTAATGTTTTAAAAAATTGTAATATCGACCCGGATGAATACAGCGGATTTGCCTTTGGAATGGGAATCGATCGGATTGCTTTATTGCAATACGGGATTTTAGATATCAGGTTATTAAGCGAAAATGACAAACGGTTTTTAGACCAGTTTATTCCGGCATTGTAA
- the gldD gene encoding gliding motility lipoprotein GldD, translating into MKSSLLVIIILIVLMCFGCQEEATNPKPRAMLGLTFPEATYNSLQTSCPYTFEHNNITVATAIDQKNPCWLNISYPQLKATIYLSYYPVTNNLRSLLRDAQNITKEHMVKADAIKPEVYTNPDKRVFAEINKVSGDAASTTQFYATDSTSHFISGSVYFRAKPNYDSILPAAHYLYKDVVHLIETLEWEE; encoded by the coding sequence ATGAAGTCTAGCCTTTTAGTAATTATTATTCTTATAGTACTAATGTGTTTTGGGTGTCAAGAAGAAGCTACTAATCCAAAACCTCGTGCGATGCTAGGTCTGACTTTTCCGGAGGCAACCTATAACAGTTTGCAAACCTCTTGCCCGTATACTTTTGAACATAATAATATTACCGTAGCTACCGCTATTGATCAAAAAAACCCTTGTTGGTTGAATATCTCATATCCTCAACTCAAAGCCACTATCTATTTATCTTATTATCCGGTTACCAACAATTTACGTTCTTTATTGAGGGATGCGCAAAACATTACTAAAGAACATATGGTAAAAGCGGATGCGATTAAACCCGAAGTATATACCAATCCTGATAAAAGAGTGTTTGCCGAAATCAATAAGGTAAGCGGGGATGCTGCCTCTACCACGCAGTTTTACGCTACCGATAGCACTTCTCATTTTATATCCGGCTCGGTATATTTTCGGGCAAAACCTAATTACGACTCTATTTTACCAGCTGCACACTATTTGTACAAAGATGTAGTGCATTTGATTGAAACCTTAGAGTGGGAAGAGTAA
- a CDS encoding type II toxin-antitoxin system RelE/ParE family toxin, protein MIKRFETILLEEAFEFIKKQDIKAKKKIFQNIRRAERHNDPKFFKKLTSEIWEFRTLYSGVQYRLLAFWDKKDKNQTLVLATHGILKKTSKVDKKEIERSENIRKMYFKNKEE, encoded by the coding sequence ATGATAAAGAGGTTTGAAACTATTTTACTTGAAGAAGCTTTTGAGTTTATCAAAAAACAAGATATTAAGGCTAAAAAGAAAATTTTTCAAAACATACGTAGGGCAGAACGACATAATGATCCTAAATTCTTTAAAAAATTAACAAGTGAAATATGGGAGTTTAGAACATTATATTCAGGTGTACAATATAGACTATTAGCTTTTTGGGATAAAAAAGATAAAAATCAAACGTTAGTTTTAGCAACTCATGGAATCTTGAAAAAAACTAGTAAAGTGGACAAAAAAGAAATTGAAAGATCAGAAAATATTAGAAAAATGTATTTTAAAAATAAAGAAGAATGA
- the gldE gene encoding gliding motility-associated protein GldE: MDPGPEFLLFVFPFLLTSQLPYILAVILLLFCSALISGSEVALFSLTPSDLPKDKELATPNQQIILKLLAKPKKLLATILVANNFINIAIVLLFDILGKIYFEDLNYTVLGWINVRFVVEVGIVTFFILLFGEILPKIYASRNKVLFSNLMAKPLNVLDWFITPISSPMRSITIAIHNQFGKQKSNFSVDQLSQALELTSEEDTTTEEKKILEGIVSFGNTDTKQVMKPRIDIFALNIELPYATIIKEVVEQGYSRIPVFEESIDKVKGILYVKDLLPYINTTDFDWTQLLREPYFVPENKKLDDLLNDFKLKKNHLAIVVDEYGGTSGLISLEDIIEEIVGDISDEFDDEDLIFSKLDDDTYIFEGRTSLKDFYKVIQLEDTDLFEEKKGDAETLAGLLLELSGNFPKPGEVIHLANFTFKVEALDSKRIKRIKLSIKNEV, from the coding sequence TTGGACCCTGGCCCAGAATTTTTACTTTTTGTTTTTCCCTTTTTGCTAACTTCTCAGCTTCCGTATATTCTTGCGGTTATTCTTTTGCTTTTTTGCTCTGCTTTAATATCTGGTAGTGAGGTTGCTTTGTTTTCCCTTACTCCTTCGGATTTACCTAAGGATAAAGAACTTGCCACCCCTAATCAACAGATCATTTTAAAGCTTCTGGCAAAACCAAAAAAACTGTTGGCCACTATTTTAGTTGCTAATAACTTTATCAATATTGCCATCGTACTGCTTTTTGATATTCTCGGTAAAATATACTTTGAAGACTTGAACTACACTGTGCTAGGTTGGATTAATGTTCGTTTTGTAGTTGAAGTAGGTATTGTAACCTTTTTTATCCTACTATTTGGAGAAATTTTACCCAAAATCTACGCAAGTCGTAATAAAGTTTTATTTTCTAACTTAATGGCAAAGCCTCTAAATGTTTTGGATTGGTTTATTACACCAATTAGTTCTCCTATGCGTAGCATTACCATTGCAATTCATAATCAGTTCGGAAAACAAAAATCAAATTTTAGTGTAGATCAGCTATCACAGGCACTAGAATTAACCTCAGAAGAAGATACTACGACCGAGGAAAAAAAAATACTAGAAGGTATTGTTTCCTTTGGAAATACAGATACGAAACAGGTGATGAAGCCCCGTATTGATATTTTCGCGTTGAATATCGAACTTCCGTATGCTACTATTATTAAAGAAGTAGTAGAACAAGGGTATTCTCGGATTCCGGTTTTTGAAGAAAGTATTGATAAGGTAAAAGGTATTTTATACGTCAAAGATTTGTTACCTTATATTAATACCACAGATTTTGACTGGACCCAATTATTAAGGGAGCCTTATTTTGTCCCGGAAAATAAAAAACTGGATGATTTGTTGAATGATTTTAAGTTGAAAAAAAATCACCTGGCCATCGTAGTTGATGAATACGGAGGTACCAGTGGCCTTATTTCGCTAGAAGATATTATTGAAGAGATTGTAGGGGATATTAGCGATGAGTTTGATGATGAAGACTTGATTTTTTCAAAATTAGATGATGACACTTATATTTTTGAAGGAAGGACTTCACTTAAGGATTTTTATAAGGTAATCCAGCTAGAAGATACCGATCTGTTTGAGGAGAAAAAAGGAGATGCGGAAACGCTTGCGGGGCTTTTATTGGAACTCTCAGGCAATTTTCCAAAACCCGGTGAAGTTATACACTTAGCAAACTTTACTTTTAAAGTAGAAGCTTTAGATAGTAAACGTATTAAACGTATTAAACTAAGTATCAAGAATGAAGTCTAG